From one Sus scrofa isolate TJ Tabasco breed Duroc chromosome 9, Sscrofa11.1, whole genome shotgun sequence genomic stretch:
- the LOC102157846 gene encoding olfactory receptor 8B3-like yields the protein MASGNDSFMTEFILLGLTDQPDLQLPLFFLFLMMYVVTVLGNLGLIILIMKNSHLHNPMYFFLFNLSSIDLCYSSVFIPQMLAGFLSKGNIISYMGCMTQLYFFCFFAISECYVLTSMAYDRYVAICNPLLYNIAMSPKVCSGLMLGSYLMAFSGAVAHTGCMLRLTFCDANIINHYFCDILPLLQLSCISTYINEMVIFIVAGINVIVPSLTIFISYGLILSSILHISSREGRSKAFSTCSSHVIAVSLFFGSCTFMYLKPSSAGSLDDRKISSLFYTIVAAMMNPLIYSLRNKDVKIALRKTLRRIQF from the coding sequence ATGGCTTCTGGAAATGACTCTTTCATGACTGAATTCATTCTGTTGGGATTAACAGACCAACCAGATCTCCAACTCccactgttctttctctttctaatgatGTATGTGGTCACTGTGTTGGGAAATTTGGGATTGATAATTCTAATCATGAAAAATTCACACCTCCACaatcccatgtattttttcctctttaacttGTCCTCCATAGATCTCTGCTATTCTTCAGTATTTATACCCCAAATGCTGGCAGGTTTCTTATCAAAGGGGAATATTATCTCTTACATGGGGTGCATGactcagctttattttttctgtttttttgctatttctgaatGCTATGTGTTGACATCAATggcctatgatcgctatgtggccatctgtaacccCCTATTGTATAACATTGCCATGTCCCCTAAAGTGTGTTCTGGCCTCATGCTTGGTTCCTACTTGATGGCATTTTCTGGTGCTGTGGCTCACACTGGATGCATGCTGAGACTGACCTTCTGTGATGCAAACATAATCAACCATTATTTCTGTGACATACTCCCCCTGCTCCAGCTCTCCTGCATAAGTACCTACATCAATGAAATGGTAATTTTCATTGTGGCAGGCATCAATGTCATTGTTCCTAGTCTCACCATCTTTATCTCTTATGGTCTCATCCTGTCCAGCATCCTCCACATCAGTTCCAGGGAAGGCAGGTCCAAAGCCTTCAGTACGTGCAGTTCCCATGTAATTGCAGTGTCTCTCTTCTTTGGATCATGTACATTCATGTATCTGAAGCCATCTTCTGCTGGGTCTCTGGATGACAGaaaaatctcttctctcttttacaCCATTGTGGCTGCCATGATGAACCCCTTAATCTACAGCTTgagaaataaagatgttaaaattgCTCTGAGAAAAACTCTGAGGAGGATTCAGTTTTGA